In a single window of the Burkholderia contaminans genome:
- a CDS encoding NAD(P)/FAD-dependent oxidoreductase: protein MDQPQHVRIVGLPRSRDAYAIRDFLQRRMIAYDWCELTSDADCAQVLGIAPLRDIRLPVVIFPDGSRLYQPTLAEIAARLGWVARPRFVEYDVSIYGAGPAGLSAAVYAASEGLRAVVIERGAIGGQAGTSSLIENYMGFPDGIPGAELAERAREQAVKFGVELLTMREGVHATFVDGKIRVELADGSILVARTNICATGIEYRSLGLPEEPAFLNAGLFYGAGSSEAPMCAGEQVFIVGGGNSAGQAAMNFSRHARQVTMLVRGASLADTLSRYLIDRIERTPNIEVRYRSSVAALHGDGWLDAIELRSADGTRERLPATRLFVCIGGAPNTDWAKDTDIIRNPDGYLVTGGDLYDCPAFERVWPLERRPYHLETSVPGSFAAGDVRSGSVKRVASAVGEGAMAVTFVHRFLGEDAHRLASA, encoded by the coding sequence ATGGATCAACCGCAACACGTGCGGATCGTCGGTCTGCCGCGTAGCAGGGACGCGTACGCGATCCGCGATTTCCTGCAGCGGCGCATGATTGCGTACGACTGGTGCGAGCTGACCTCCGACGCCGACTGCGCACAGGTGCTCGGCATCGCGCCGCTGCGCGACATCCGGCTGCCGGTCGTGATCTTTCCGGACGGCTCGCGCCTGTACCAGCCGACCCTGGCCGAGATTGCCGCGCGGCTCGGCTGGGTCGCGCGCCCGCGCTTCGTCGAATACGACGTGTCGATCTACGGCGCGGGGCCGGCCGGGCTGTCGGCGGCGGTCTACGCGGCGTCCGAAGGGTTGCGCGCGGTCGTGATCGAGCGCGGCGCGATAGGCGGGCAGGCCGGCACGAGTTCGCTGATCGAGAACTACATGGGCTTCCCCGACGGCATTCCGGGCGCGGAACTCGCGGAACGCGCGCGCGAGCAGGCGGTGAAGTTCGGCGTCGAGCTGCTGACGATGCGCGAGGGCGTGCATGCGACGTTCGTCGACGGCAAGATCCGCGTCGAGCTCGCCGACGGGTCGATCCTGGTCGCGCGCACGAACATCTGCGCGACCGGCATCGAATATCGCAGCCTCGGGCTGCCGGAGGAGCCGGCGTTTCTGAATGCGGGGCTGTTTTACGGCGCGGGGTCGAGCGAAGCGCCGATGTGCGCGGGCGAGCAGGTATTCATCGTCGGTGGCGGCAATTCGGCCGGCCAGGCCGCGATGAATTTCTCGCGGCATGCGCGCCAGGTGACGATGCTCGTGCGCGGTGCGTCGCTCGCGGACACGCTGTCGCGCTACCTGATCGACCGGATCGAGCGCACGCCGAACATCGAGGTCCGCTACCGGTCGAGCGTCGCCGCGCTGCACGGCGACGGCTGGCTAGACGCGATCGAGCTTCGCTCGGCGGACGGCACGCGCGAACGGCTGCCGGCCACGCGCCTGTTCGTGTGCATCGGCGGCGCGCCGAATACCGATTGGGCGAAGGACACCGACATCATCCGCAATCCGGACGGTTATCTCGTCACCGGCGGCGACCTGTACGACTGTCCGGCGTTCGAGCGCGTATGGCCGCTCGAACGCCGGCCGTACCACCTGGAAACCAGCGTGCCGGGATCGTTCGCGGCCGGCGACGTGCGATCGGGATCGGTCAAGCGCGTCGCGTCGGCGGTCGGCGAAGGCGCGATGGCGGTGACCTTCGTGCACCGGTTTCTCGGCGAGGACGCGCATCGGCTCGCGAGCGCGTGA
- a CDS encoding MFS transporter, with amino-acid sequence MNTTFATGRAAPAAASDIPTFRSIAAIAAVLLGAIIATLTSRITSLGLADVRGALGIGFDEGAWINTAFTASQMFVGPLAIAAAFMFGTRRVLVAGAVVFLGAETALPLCTQFGAFVVFQAIAGLASGVFVPLTVGFVVRTLPPRLIAFGIAAYAMNLEMSLNLSATLEGWYSEHLSWRWLFWQNAVLTVPFIACLLLSLADEPVKRFASGLDARGMLLGAGGFACLCVALDQGERLFWLQSPLIVALLALGILMVAAFLIHELASPRAGLDLGYLARPNIALLIVLVGLVRFTVLNTSFIPSLFLASTYGLRPLQIGDTLRWIAIPQLLFAPCVALLLQRVDPRRLIVAGFVTVAIAFALGARLTSAWAEPDFIPSQLLQALGQTMALTSVIFFFGKHVTAEHALTFGAVVQTTRLLSGQLGTTSIAVIQRIREGTHSNLVGLHVSLSDPETLERLRAGAASLVTHGATVATGNQAAYALVDRAVRVQATTLALADNFRVAMAFALAGALIGILLRPVRAQ; translated from the coding sequence ATGAACACCACGTTTGCGACCGGTCGTGCCGCGCCGGCGGCGGCCTCCGACATCCCGACATTCCGGTCGATCGCCGCGATCGCGGCCGTGCTGCTCGGCGCGATCATCGCGACGCTCACCTCGCGCATCACGTCGCTCGGGCTCGCCGACGTGCGCGGCGCGCTCGGCATCGGCTTCGACGAAGGAGCGTGGATCAACACCGCGTTTACCGCGTCGCAGATGTTCGTCGGGCCGCTGGCGATCGCCGCGGCGTTCATGTTCGGCACGCGCCGCGTGCTGGTCGCGGGCGCCGTCGTGTTTCTCGGCGCCGAAACCGCGCTGCCGCTCTGCACGCAGTTCGGCGCGTTCGTCGTGTTCCAGGCGATCGCGGGGCTCGCGTCTGGCGTGTTCGTCCCGCTGACGGTGGGCTTCGTCGTCCGTACGCTGCCGCCGCGGCTCATTGCGTTCGGCATCGCCGCGTATGCAATGAATCTCGAGATGTCGCTGAACCTGTCGGCGACGCTCGAGGGCTGGTACAGCGAACACCTGAGCTGGCGCTGGCTGTTCTGGCAGAACGCGGTGCTGACGGTGCCGTTCATCGCGTGCCTGCTGCTGTCGCTGGCGGACGAGCCGGTCAAGCGCTTCGCGTCCGGCCTCGATGCGCGCGGGATGCTGCTCGGCGCCGGCGGCTTCGCGTGCCTGTGCGTCGCGCTCGACCAGGGCGAACGGCTGTTCTGGCTGCAGTCGCCGCTGATCGTCGCGCTGCTCGCGCTCGGCATCCTGATGGTCGCCGCGTTCCTGATCCACGAGCTCGCGTCGCCGCGCGCGGGCCTCGACCTCGGCTATCTCGCGCGACCGAACATCGCGCTGCTGATCGTGCTCGTCGGCCTCGTGCGCTTCACCGTGCTCAATACGAGCTTCATCCCGTCGCTGTTCCTCGCCAGCACGTACGGGCTGCGGCCGTTGCAGATCGGCGATACGCTGCGCTGGATCGCGATCCCGCAGCTGCTGTTCGCGCCCTGCGTCGCACTGCTGCTGCAGCGCGTCGATCCGCGCCGGCTGATCGTCGCCGGCTTCGTGACGGTGGCGATCGCGTTCGCGCTCGGCGCGCGCCTCACGTCCGCATGGGCCGAACCCGACTTCATTCCGTCGCAACTGCTGCAGGCGCTCGGGCAGACGATGGCGCTCACATCGGTGATCTTCTTCTTCGGCAAGCACGTGACGGCCGAACACGCGTTGACGTTCGGCGCGGTCGTGCAGACGACGCGCCTGCTGAGCGGGCAGCTCGGCACGACGTCGATCGCGGTGATTCAGCGGATCAGGGAGGGTACCCATTCGAATCTCGTCGGTCTGCATGTGTCGCTGTCGGATCCCGAGACGCTCGAGCGGCTGCGCGCCGGCGCGGCGTCGCTGGTGACGCACGGCGCCACGGTCGCGACCGGCAACCAGGCCGCCTACGCGCTCGTCGATCGGGCGGTGCGCGTGCAGGCGACCACACTCGCGCTGGCCGACAATT
- a CDS encoding efflux transporter outer membrane subunit: MKHACFLLAASLLAACSIAPQPLAPVPVGHDGFRHADPSTGPSTDTRTPSLAAWPDGFGDPQLGRLVDAALSHNLDIRAAAARVDQAQALLGVRDAALAPTVRVDPSFSRTRVSGTVDNALPKRTMHNWSVPVAASYEVDLWGRLRGDADIGEQNVLQAAADRDAVRLRVATEVAVDYLTLRYVDDDLVTLTRAIGLRRTALDVIAARVRAGAASDLDGLRASADLDTAHADLAESRRLRENLVDAIAVLTGVSPTAFDVVASPVPVQVPDVPPGLPSALLAQRPDVFAAARRADAASLELGIARTAWLPTLTLTADGGFATRDLRSFLDRNSSLWSLGANVALTLFDGGKRDAEVAAARAGMDAADANYRAIAIGALRDVQDALNDIAAQKERIVRYDDAARATDAAARLSLSRYAHGYVSYLEVIDADRDALNARRQLIHSRQALAVATVSLVRALGGGWTPPARAGRDGLRDATQADAR; encoded by the coding sequence ATGAAGCACGCATGCTTCCTGCTCGCCGCGAGCCTGCTGGCCGCGTGCTCGATCGCGCCGCAGCCGCTCGCGCCCGTGCCGGTCGGGCACGACGGGTTCCGCCATGCCGATCCTTCGACCGGTCCGTCAACCGATACGCGCACGCCGTCGCTCGCTGCGTGGCCGGACGGGTTCGGCGACCCGCAACTCGGCCGCCTCGTCGACGCCGCGCTCTCGCACAACCTCGATATCCGCGCGGCGGCCGCGCGCGTCGACCAGGCGCAGGCACTGCTCGGCGTGCGCGATGCCGCGCTGGCGCCGACCGTGCGCGTCGATCCGTCATTCAGCCGCACGCGCGTCTCCGGCACGGTCGACAACGCGCTGCCGAAGCGCACGATGCACAACTGGTCGGTTCCCGTCGCCGCGAGCTACGAAGTCGATCTATGGGGCCGCTTGCGCGGCGATGCCGACATCGGCGAACAGAACGTGCTGCAGGCGGCGGCCGACCGCGATGCGGTGCGTCTGCGAGTGGCGACCGAAGTGGCCGTCGACTATCTGACGCTGCGCTACGTCGACGACGATCTCGTGACGCTCACGCGCGCGATCGGGCTGCGGCGCACCGCGCTCGACGTGATCGCCGCCCGCGTGCGGGCCGGCGCGGCGAGCGATCTCGACGGGCTGCGCGCGTCGGCCGATCTCGATACCGCGCATGCCGATCTCGCGGAGAGCCGCCGGCTGCGCGAGAACCTCGTCGACGCCATCGCGGTGCTGACCGGCGTGTCGCCGACCGCATTCGACGTCGTCGCGAGCCCCGTGCCCGTGCAGGTGCCGGATGTGCCGCCCGGGCTGCCATCGGCTCTGCTCGCCCAACGCCCGGACGTATTCGCGGCGGCGCGACGCGCCGATGCGGCGTCGCTCGAGCTGGGCATCGCGCGCACCGCATGGCTGCCGACGCTGACGCTGACCGCCGACGGCGGTTTCGCCACCCGCGACCTGCGGTCGTTTCTCGACCGCAACAGCTCGCTGTGGAGTCTCGGCGCGAACGTCGCGCTGACGCTGTTCGACGGCGGCAAGCGCGATGCCGAGGTGGCTGCCGCGCGTGCCGGCATGGACGCAGCCGACGCGAACTATCGCGCGATCGCGATCGGTGCGTTGCGCGACGTGCAGGATGCGCTCAACGACATCGCCGCGCAAAAGGAGCGGATCGTGCGCTACGACGACGCGGCGCGCGCGACGGATGCCGCGGCCCGGCTGTCATTGAGCCGTTATGCGCATGGGTACGTCAGCTATCTGGAAGTGATCGACGCCGATCGCGATGCGCTGAATGCGCGACGCCAGCTGATTCACAGCCGGCAGGCGCTGGCCGTCGCGACGGTGAGCCTCGTGCGCGCATTGGGCGGCGGGTGGACGCCGCCGGCGCGCGCCGGCCGGGACGGATTGCGCGACGCGACGCAAGCGGACGCGCGATGA
- a CDS encoding HlyD family secretion protein — protein MTSPSADTPIASAAPPAAPARSHRPAIVAIAAIALLLVALLVYEFDARDRGTDDAYVTGHLHVISPRVAGTVERVLVDDNQFVHAGAPLVQIDRRDFDVRVAAQRARVAQAHADASRAHALIEQADAALVSAHADADKAELDYARARELTRETPRGLSKQEFDAADAARKSARARVAAADAQRRSAIAAAEAADATASQNDAELRDALLQLGYTAVVAPSDGYVGKKTVETGEHVAPGQALLTLVEPHPWIVANFRETQLRHVRAGDAVQLRFDALPQRTFTGRIDSLAPATGAQFALLPPDNATGNFTKVTQRVPVKILLDGPAATEPRIRPGLSVVVTLQGGGESR, from the coding sequence ATGACCTCACCTTCCGCCGATACGCCGATCGCTTCGGCGGCGCCGCCAGCCGCGCCCGCTCGCTCGCACCGGCCGGCCATCGTCGCGATCGCCGCGATCGCGCTGCTGCTCGTCGCATTGCTCGTGTACGAGTTCGACGCACGCGATCGCGGCACCGACGACGCGTACGTGACGGGCCACCTGCACGTGATCTCGCCGCGCGTGGCCGGCACGGTCGAACGTGTGCTCGTCGACGACAACCAGTTCGTGCATGCCGGCGCCCCGCTCGTGCAGATCGACCGGCGCGACTTCGACGTGCGGGTCGCGGCGCAGCGCGCACGCGTCGCCCAGGCGCATGCCGATGCGAGCCGCGCACACGCGCTGATCGAGCAGGCGGACGCGGCGCTCGTGTCGGCGCACGCCGATGCCGACAAGGCCGAACTCGATTACGCGCGTGCACGCGAACTGACCCGCGAGACGCCGCGCGGCTTGTCGAAGCAGGAGTTCGACGCGGCCGATGCCGCACGCAAATCCGCGCGTGCACGCGTCGCGGCGGCCGATGCGCAACGGCGCAGCGCCATCGCGGCCGCCGAGGCCGCCGACGCCACGGCGAGCCAGAACGACGCCGAGTTGCGCGACGCGCTGCTGCAGCTCGGCTACACGGCGGTCGTCGCGCCGTCGGACGGCTACGTCGGCAAGAAGACCGTCGAGACCGGCGAACATGTCGCGCCGGGCCAGGCGCTGCTCACGCTGGTCGAGCCGCATCCGTGGATCGTCGCCAATTTCCGCGAGACGCAGCTGCGGCACGTGCGCGCCGGCGACGCCGTGCAACTGCGCTTCGATGCGCTGCCGCAGCGCACGTTCACCGGCCGCATCGACAGCCTGGCGCCCGCGACCGGCGCGCAGTTCGCGCTGCTGCCGCCCGACAACGCGACCGGCAATTTCACGAAGGTCACGCAGCGCGTGCCCGTGAAGATCCTGCTCGACGGCCCGGCTGCGACGGAGCCGCGCATCCGGCCCGGGCTGTCGGTCGTCGTCACGCTGCAGGGCGGCGGCGAATCGCGATGA
- a CDS encoding UBP-type zinc finger domain-containing protein — protein MANACTHLDEARVFDTDKDYCEECIRSGSGWVHLRMCLICGHVGCCDSSPNRHASRHFRDTGHRLVRSIEPGERWIWCYADEVVAGEIPS, from the coding sequence ATGGCCAACGCCTGTACGCATCTCGACGAAGCACGCGTGTTCGACACCGACAAGGACTACTGTGAGGAATGCATCAGATCGGGCAGCGGCTGGGTGCATTTGCGGATGTGCCTGATCTGCGGGCACGTCGGTTGCTGCGACTCGTCGCCGAATCGCCACGCGAGCCGACATTTCCGTGACACCGGCCATCGGCTCGTCCGCTCGATCGAGCCCGGCGAGCGCTGGATCTGGTGCTACGCGGACGAAGTCGTCGCCGGCGAGATCCCGTCTTGA